A window of Paenibacillus sp. 19GGS1-52 contains these coding sequences:
- a CDS encoding PadR family transcriptional regulator, translating into MSIKLVILGLLLERNMHPYEITTVMKERSMYGITKLQMGSLYYAVDKLAQEGHIEAVEIIHSSDRPAKTIYSITDKGKALFEQLVLQQIKKNDPVYHPLFMALAMSRYIDQSKVEKLLEELIRESEHQVNLDYQMYEEHIPLVPRSVLHLMYGRYEHSLTDLRWLKRLYADVVARKLSDIGTPLHLEA; encoded by the coding sequence ATGTCTATAAAGCTGGTTATTCTCGGTCTTCTTCTCGAACGGAATATGCATCCCTATGAAATTACGACCGTTATGAAGGAGCGTTCGATGTACGGGATCACGAAGCTTCAGATGGGTTCCCTCTATTATGCCGTGGATAAGCTGGCACAAGAAGGCCACATTGAAGCTGTAGAAATCATCCACAGCAGTGATCGGCCGGCTAAAACGATCTACAGCATTACAGACAAAGGTAAAGCCTTATTCGAGCAGCTTGTTCTGCAGCAGATTAAGAAAAACGATCCCGTCTACCATCCGTTGTTTATGGCTCTGGCGATGTCCCGGTATATTGACCAGAGCAAGGTTGAGAAGCTGCTGGAGGAACTCATCCGTGAATCAGAGCATCAGGTCAATCTGGATTACCAAATGTATGAAGAACATATCCCCCTTGTTCCCCGTTCGGTACTTCATCTTATGTATGGCAGATATGAGCATAGTCTGACCGACCTGAGATGGCTGAAACGCCTCTACGCGGACGTAGTCGCACGCAAGCTGAGTGATATTGGAACACCCCTGCATTTAGAGGCCTAA
- a CDS encoding helix-turn-helix domain-containing protein, whose translation MGGRIHQLRLEKNLSLSELADKADVAKSYLSNVERNIQSNPSIQFIEKIADALQVSIHALLYGEPTDAEESPLDSEWFRLVQEAMASGISKREFKEFLDYQKWRLDQKD comes from the coding sequence ATGGGAGGCCGCATTCACCAGCTCCGACTGGAGAAGAATTTATCCTTATCCGAACTTGCGGACAAGGCCGATGTGGCGAAATCATACTTAAGTAATGTTGAGAGAAATATTCAATCCAACCCCTCCATCCAATTCATTGAAAAAATCGCTGATGCGCTTCAGGTTTCTATTCATGCCCTGCTATATGGCGAGCCCACTGACGCCGAGGAATCCCCTCTGGATTCGGAATGGTTTCGTCTGGTTCAGGAAGCTATGGCCTCAGGGATAAGCAAAAGGGAATTCAAGGAATTTCTGGATTATCAGAAATGGCGCCTGGATCAGAAGGATTGA
- a CDS encoding signal peptidase I, with product MRVKKIISSTLSTLMFMIFVLLVAAVVISKASGGEPTFFGYQIKTVLSGSMEPGIHTGSIIALKPGGDMTRFQKGDVITFMSAENILITHRIVNVEMNKAIGEASYTTKGDHNDGADGAPVSSTNVVGQYTGFTVPYVGYAMNFAVSKAGSVLLMIVPGLLLLLYALYSSWKAVVALEKKNVGASASEPLPDNPS from the coding sequence ATGCGTGTCAAAAAAATAATCAGCAGTACCTTGTCCACCCTAATGTTTATGATCTTCGTACTACTGGTAGCAGCAGTAGTAATCTCTAAAGCATCCGGTGGCGAGCCTACCTTCTTCGGCTATCAGATCAAAACCGTGCTTTCCGGCTCCATGGAGCCTGGCATCCATACAGGATCTATTATTGCCCTAAAGCCAGGTGGTGACATGACCCGCTTCCAAAAGGGTGATGTTATTACCTTTATGAGTGCAGAAAATATCCTCATTACCCACCGCATTGTGAACGTTGAGATGAACAAGGCTATTGGTGAAGCCAGCTATACTACTAAAGGGGATCATAATGACGGCGCGGATGGTGCTCCTGTCAGCTCCACAAATGTCGTCGGACAATATACCGGCTTCACTGTACCTTATGTAGGATATGCCATGAATTTTGCAGTATCCAAAGCAGGCAGTGTGCTGCTAATGATCGTTCCAGGTCTGCTGCTCCTTCTGTATGCTCTCTATTCATCCTGGAAAGCAGTCGTCGCGCTGGAGAAAAAAAATGTTGGAGCTTCCGCGTCTGAACCCTTGCCGGATAACCCTTCCTAA
- a CDS encoding TasA family protein codes for MGIKKTLGLGVASAALGLSLIGGGTFAYFSDTAQSTATFAAGTLDLNTNPTEIVNLPNLKPGDIAVRNFTLQNSGSLDIKGLKLVANYTVTDANGNNSTQDLGDHFKVKVLDSSYVSGNIAGHVISEISLKSLKDLGNYDLISTGALPNGITNGQSVNFKVAFEFVDNGQDQNIFQGDALALTWTFNATQAIGPELK; via the coding sequence ATGGGAATCAAGAAAACATTGGGATTAGGCGTAGCATCGGCAGCTTTGGGATTATCGTTAATCGGGGGAGGCACCTTCGCTTACTTCAGCGACACCGCCCAGAGCACAGCAACGTTCGCAGCCGGCACTTTGGATCTCAACACTAATCCAACCGAGATTGTTAACCTCCCAAATCTCAAACCAGGTGACATCGCGGTTCGCAATTTCACCTTGCAGAATAGCGGTTCATTGGATATTAAAGGTCTCAAACTGGTTGCCAATTATACCGTAACTGATGCTAATGGGAATAATTCAACTCAAGATCTGGGTGACCACTTTAAAGTTAAAGTCCTCGATAGCAGCTATGTCAGCGGGAATATCGCGGGCCATGTGATCAGTGAAATCTCACTCAAGTCTTTGAAAGACTTAGGTAACTATGATTTGATAAGCACTGGTGCGCTCCCTAATGGGATCACAAATGGGCAATCCGTCAACTTCAAGGTAGCCTTCGAGTTTGTCGATAACGGGCAGGATCAGAATATTTTCCAAGGTGACGCTCTGGCCCTGACTTGGACATTCAATGCCACACAAGCCATCGGTCCCGAATTGAAATAG
- a CDS encoding anti-repressor SinI family protein has product MDKSNQGKNGELQTVDLDLEWVHLLLTAKKAGIKADEIRRFFDEKALRVMQ; this is encoded by the coding sequence ATAAGTCCAACCAGGGGAAAAACGGAGAACTGCAGACAGTTGATTTGGATTTAGAATGGGTACATTTGTTATTAACGGCTAAGAAGGCAGGCATCAAGGCTGATGAGATTCGTCGGTTTTTCGATGAAAAGGCTTTACGTGTTATGCAGTAG
- a CDS encoding MDR family MFS transporter codes for MHSKESNLKLVVVGLLLGILMSAMDNTIVASAMGTIVSDLGGLDKIVWVTSAYMVMVMAGTPIFGKLSDMYGRKRFFIFGLIVFLIGSALCGTAQSITQLSIYRAIQGVGGGALMPIAFTIAFDIFPAEKRGKLIGLFGAVFGISSVLGPLLGAYITEYVGWQWVFYINFPIGIVAFILIAISYKESIEHSKQRIDWGGAFTLVASVICLMFALELGGNQYAWDSTVILGLFAGFAIFLLAFIFIERIVAEPIISFAMFRERLFATSSVTSLFYGSAFIVATIYIPIFVQGVFGGSATNSGLILMPMMIGTVIGSQTGGLLTTKTSFRNIMLLSVVCFLAGVYSLSTLTPDTSRLLLNAFMLLTGFGVGFSFSVLNMASIHNFGMRQRGSATSTSTFMRSLGMTLGITIFGIIQRNSFTSSLSNAFGGSAQAASFGDTRAALTPEARAKIPAPVLEKISSALSSSIAHTFMWALVPAVLGLVFVLLMPKDRITLPAKAPQAADAKR; via the coding sequence ATGCATTCTAAAGAAAGTAACTTAAAGCTCGTAGTTGTCGGCCTGCTGCTTGGTATATTGATGTCCGCTATGGACAATACCATTGTAGCTTCAGCTATGGGCACTATCGTCTCAGACCTTGGCGGGCTGGACAAAATCGTATGGGTCACCTCTGCCTACATGGTAATGGTGATGGCGGGGACTCCCATCTTCGGCAAGCTATCCGATATGTACGGACGCAAGCGTTTCTTCATATTCGGTTTGATCGTCTTTCTGATTGGCTCTGCCTTATGCGGAACCGCGCAGAGTATTACACAGCTCAGTATTTATCGGGCCATTCAAGGTGTCGGCGGCGGCGCACTGATGCCTATAGCCTTTACCATCGCCTTTGATATCTTCCCTGCAGAAAAAAGAGGGAAGCTGATTGGCCTTTTCGGGGCAGTCTTCGGCATCTCCAGTGTACTCGGCCCTCTACTCGGTGCCTATATCACCGAATATGTGGGTTGGCAGTGGGTATTCTATATCAACTTCCCAATCGGGATCGTTGCCTTCATCCTTATCGCCATCTCCTATAAAGAATCCATTGAGCATTCCAAACAACGGATTGATTGGGGCGGTGCTTTCACCCTTGTGGCATCTGTGATCTGCCTCATGTTCGCACTGGAGCTTGGCGGTAACCAATATGCCTGGGATTCCACAGTGATTCTCGGTTTGTTCGCGGGCTTTGCCATATTTCTGCTGGCATTCATATTTATTGAGCGAATTGTGGCTGAACCCATTATCTCATTCGCCATGTTCCGCGAACGGTTATTTGCCACAAGCAGTGTGACCTCCTTATTCTATGGTTCCGCTTTTATCGTAGCCACCATCTATATTCCAATCTTTGTGCAAGGCGTGTTTGGCGGTTCGGCTACCAACTCGGGGCTGATACTGATGCCCATGATGATCGGCACGGTAATCGGCAGCCAAACGGGCGGATTACTAACAACCAAAACAAGTTTCCGCAACATCATGCTGCTGTCTGTTGTCTGTTTTTTAGCGGGTGTCTACAGTCTAAGCACATTAACACCTGATACGTCCCGCCTGCTGCTCAATGCATTCATGCTATTGACCGGTTTTGGTGTAGGCTTCTCCTTCTCCGTGCTAAACATGGCGTCTATTCATAATTTTGGAATGCGCCAACGCGGCTCGGCCACTTCAACAAGTACCTTCATGCGCTCCCTGGGCATGACGCTCGGCATTACCATATTTGGTATCATTCAGCGCAACAGCTTTACAAGTAGTCTAAGCAATGCCTTTGGCGGCAGTGCTCAAGCCGCTTCATTCGGTGATACGCGCGCTGCGTTAACCCCTGAAGCAAGAGCTAAAATTCCAGCTCCGGTACTGGAAAAAATATCAAGTGCGCTGTCCAGCTCGATTGCCCATACCTTTATGTGGGCGCTTGTGCCCGCGGTACTGGGACTCGTCTTCGTACTCTTGATGCCAAAAGACCGTATTACGCTTCCGGCCAAGGCTCCACAAGCCGCTGACGCGAAAAGGTAG
- a CDS encoding diguanylate cyclase encodes MSKLKSFVGNINSGHIYALLICLLGLVLFGYSNHFEFLHYSTPSWVWVYALTGASLILTFSLVQLPPEGNELTMESAVYLACVFVFGGSYTLTILLLNCLIFYFFDRSTSWWKHLTNFSIYSIMISLASFTFDLLGGQSGTLANEKITAYLLTLAVYFIGNTLLVGLYYYILYKGTLYETIKDIIKDSFIVYLCTLVLSLVLTVLVFHNGILGLALFLCLSILLCQSFKRLFAMYRSIEERANTDQRTGLFNHSYFEEILEQEIQKSKDSGTTLSLAMIDLDDFKKYNDHFGHLQGDKLIAFVGETLRSESLKSGTIAARYGGEEFTLLMPDYDSQQARAYIDLLRKKLNNSHFTGVEIFPLGCLAFSAGVASCSSDIHDKSQLVDQADQALYYSKKQGKNTVHIYGAHSPLEQEIDFSQDVRDIEQQLNLFMYKDMETFRHSKRVFRYAMDISDLLELDTLSKRQFTLGALIHDIGKLEIPWGILNKKGKLEPEEWEMVKWHVTWGKKMALTNDKYKDLAPYIELHHERYDGKGYPYGFKGEEIPYLCRMLTVIDSFDAMTTERPYQLTKTIAEAIIELRACAGSQFDPKLTELFIGYIEAREPQHSEIVI; translated from the coding sequence ATGTCCAAGCTTAAATCGTTTGTAGGCAATATTAATTCAGGCCATATATATGCTCTACTCATCTGTCTTCTAGGATTAGTGCTGTTTGGTTATAGTAACCATTTCGAGTTTTTGCACTATTCCACTCCATCATGGGTCTGGGTATATGCTCTAACAGGAGCCAGTTTAATATTAACCTTTTCCTTAGTACAGCTGCCCCCAGAGGGTAATGAGCTGACCATGGAATCAGCGGTTTATTTAGCCTGTGTTTTTGTATTTGGCGGTTCTTATACTTTGACAATTCTCCTGCTGAACTGTCTTATTTTTTACTTTTTTGATCGCAGTACAAGCTGGTGGAAGCACCTAACCAATTTCTCTATTTACTCCATCATGATCTCCCTTGCTTCCTTTACATTTGACTTGCTTGGAGGACAATCTGGCACACTTGCAAATGAGAAGATCACAGCCTATCTATTGACACTCGCTGTTTATTTTATCGGCAATACACTTCTAGTCGGTCTATATTATTATATTCTGTATAAAGGTACCCTATATGAGACTATAAAGGACATTATAAAAGATTCATTTATTGTTTATTTATGTACACTAGTACTTTCTTTAGTGCTGACTGTGCTCGTCTTTCATAACGGAATATTGGGTCTGGCCCTCTTTTTATGCCTGAGCATACTTTTATGCCAATCCTTCAAAAGACTGTTCGCCATGTACCGCAGCATTGAGGAGCGAGCCAATACGGACCAACGGACAGGATTGTTTAATCATAGCTACTTTGAAGAGATATTGGAACAGGAAATCCAGAAATCGAAGGATTCAGGCACCACGCTATCCCTTGCCATGATTGATCTCGATGACTTCAAGAAATATAATGATCATTTCGGACATCTCCAAGGGGACAAGCTGATCGCTTTTGTCGGTGAGACTCTCCGAAGTGAATCGCTCAAATCAGGCACGATTGCCGCACGTTATGGCGGTGAAGAATTCACGTTGCTTATGCCAGATTACGATAGCCAACAGGCCAGGGCTTACATTGACCTGCTGCGCAAAAAACTGAATAACAGCCACTTTACTGGGGTTGAGATCTTCCCGCTCGGATGTCTGGCCTTCTCCGCAGGGGTTGCTTCCTGCAGCAGCGATATCCATGATAAGTCCCAGCTTGTGGATCAAGCAGATCAGGCACTGTATTATTCTAAGAAACAAGGTAAGAATACGGTACATATCTATGGTGCTCACTCCCCGCTGGAACAGGAAATTGATTTTAGCCAGGACGTGCGCGATATTGAGCAACAGCTGAACCTGTTTATGTATAAAGATATGGAAACCTTTCGCCATTCCAAACGGGTCTTCCGGTACGCGATGGATATCAGTGATCTTCTGGAACTAGACACTCTCTCCAAACGGCAATTTACACTTGGAGCGTTAATTCATGACATCGGTAAGCTGGAGATTCCGTGGGGCATCCTTAATAAGAAAGGTAAGCTTGAGCCTGAGGAATGGGAGATGGTCAAATGGCATGTGACCTGGGGCAAGAAAATGGCACTCACAAATGATAAATACAAAGATTTGGCGCCTTATATCGAGCTGCATCACGAACGATATGATGGTAAAGGTTATCCCTATGGATTCAAGGGTGAAGAGATTCCGTACCTGTGCCGGATGCTGACAGTCATTGATTCTTTTGATGCTATGACTACGGAAAGACCCTACCAACTAACCAAAACAATTGCAGAGGCCATTATTGAGCTACGCGCCTGTGCCGGAAGCCAGTTCGATCCCAAGTTGACGGAACTTTTTATTGGCTATATTGAAGCCAGGGAACCACAGCATAGTGAAATTGTCATCTAA
- a CDS encoding aldo/keto reductase has product MLRTLPLNKRGIPASRLALGCMGLGGGWDHEPITAENIKQGHEAVDAALSIGINMFDHADIYTRGKAEKVFGQIFKERPGLREEIILQSKCGIKLMEPGDSSNMFDFSGEHIIRSVDGILSRLGTEYIDILLLHRPDPLMDPEEVAEALHQLKAAGKVRHFGVSNMSAAQIKLLQAYCDEPFIVNQLHMSLAKISWIDAVLSVNREQWKDITFPEGTIEHCRLENIQLQAWGPLAQGIFSGRTLEDQPESVANTAAMVKGLAEEKGTTPEAIVLSWLMTHPAAIQPVIGTVNPQRIVACADAPKLELTRKEWYDLYVSSRGERLP; this is encoded by the coding sequence TTGCTGCGAACGTTACCACTAAACAAGCGGGGAATTCCAGCCAGCCGCTTGGCCTTGGGCTGCATGGGGCTGGGCGGAGGTTGGGATCACGAGCCGATTACTGCCGAGAACATTAAACAAGGACATGAGGCAGTAGATGCGGCTCTGTCTATTGGCATCAACATGTTCGACCATGCCGATATCTATACCCGTGGCAAAGCCGAGAAGGTCTTCGGCCAGATCTTTAAAGAGCGTCCGGGACTGCGCGAGGAAATCATTCTCCAATCCAAATGTGGCATTAAGCTGATGGAGCCAGGTGACAGCTCCAATATGTTCGACTTCTCAGGCGAGCATATTATACGCAGCGTGGATGGAATTCTATCACGCCTAGGAACAGAATATATTGATATCCTGCTGCTGCACCGCCCTGATCCTTTAATGGACCCAGAGGAAGTAGCCGAGGCACTGCACCAGCTTAAGGCAGCCGGGAAGGTACGCCATTTCGGCGTCTCCAATATGAGTGCAGCCCAAATCAAGCTGCTGCAGGCTTACTGTGATGAACCTTTTATCGTGAACCAGCTTCATATGAGTCTGGCCAAAATCAGTTGGATCGATGCTGTCTTAAGCGTCAACCGTGAACAATGGAAAGATATCACTTTTCCGGAAGGGACGATTGAGCATTGCCGTTTGGAAAATATCCAGCTGCAAGCCTGGGGCCCACTCGCCCAAGGAATATTCAGCGGACGAACGCTTGAAGATCAACCGGAGAGTGTCGCGAACACGGCTGCCATGGTCAAAGGCCTTGCCGAGGAAAAAGGAACGACACCCGAAGCCATCGTCCTATCTTGGCTAATGACCCATCCCGCGGCGATCCAACCTGTAATTGGAACGGTAAATCCGCAGCGGATTGTGGCCTGTGCCGATGCACCTAAGCTGGAACTCACCCGCAAGGAATGGTACGACCTGTATGTCAGCTCACGTGGTGAGCGGTTGCCCTAA
- a CDS encoding DUF5317 domain-containing protein, with product MVYDGIILGLIIGFFRGGLKHGLVQFSNIRLKAGWIFPFLLVFQFFMYYIQERSSTIAAASGYIFTAVYAVGLIFLWLNRHNKGFWMIMTGVFLNFLVMFVNGGRMPVSLEAASVLDPIYLQMLQSGDVVTKHFLLNSSTILPFLGDIIPLSSPYPRTQAISIGDVVMNVGIFLYILQVMVPVKPKLKSQSIGDS from the coding sequence ATGGTTTACGATGGCATCATTCTTGGCTTAATCATTGGATTCTTCCGGGGTGGATTAAAACACGGTCTTGTCCAATTCAGCAACATCCGTCTCAAAGCAGGTTGGATATTCCCCTTTCTCTTGGTATTCCAGTTTTTCATGTATTATATTCAGGAGCGGTCGTCCACTATAGCCGCGGCCAGCGGGTATATTTTCACTGCTGTGTATGCGGTCGGACTGATTTTTTTATGGTTGAACCGGCATAACAAAGGATTCTGGATGATTATGACAGGCGTGTTCCTGAACTTTTTGGTCATGTTTGTCAACGGGGGAAGAATGCCAGTATCCTTAGAAGCTGCATCTGTCTTGGACCCGATTTATCTCCAGATGCTGCAGAGTGGCGATGTGGTAACGAAGCATTTTTTATTAAATTCTTCGACGATCCTGCCCTTTCTGGGTGATATTATTCCTCTGTCCAGCCCTTATCCACGTACCCAGGCCATCAGCATTGGGGATGTAGTGATGAATGTTGGGATCTTCCTGTATATCCTGCAGGTGATGGTGCCGGTTAAACCGAAGCTGAAATCTCAGTCCATTGGTGACAGTTAG
- a CDS encoding TasA family protein: protein MNIKKTLGLGVASAALGLTLVGGGTFAYFSDTASSTAAFNNGTLSLTSDPSVIVDLSNLKPGDVITRDFKLTNDGSLDIPKVLLKTLSLVTDTKSDNEGHNLKDDIIVTFLNNNDKRQPEILVKSLSALESESPDLVAKGILGSILGGEKSGIRAGDKDTLTVQFAFRENLQPQNYYQGDKLQLTWSFEASQGKGVYK, encoded by the coding sequence ATGAATATTAAAAAAACATTGGGGTTGGGCGTCGCTTCAGCAGCATTAGGATTGACACTGGTCGGAGGAGGCACTTTCGCTTATTTTAGCGATACTGCTTCGAGCACGGCTGCATTTAACAACGGAACTCTGAGCCTAACTTCTGATCCTTCCGTTATAGTCGATCTCAGCAACCTCAAACCAGGAGATGTAATTACGAGAGATTTCAAGCTCACAAACGACGGATCACTGGACATTCCAAAAGTCTTGCTGAAGACCCTCTCGCTCGTAACGGACACCAAAAGTGATAACGAAGGCCATAATTTGAAAGATGATATTATCGTGACCTTCCTGAACAATAACGACAAAAGACAACCTGAAATTCTCGTGAAATCACTCTCAGCACTAGAAAGCGAAAGTCCTGATCTGGTAGCCAAAGGGATACTCGGCAGTATTTTGGGCGGAGAGAAGTCTGGAATTAGAGCGGGGGACAAAGATACTCTGACCGTACAATTTGCCTTTAGAGAAAATCTCCAGCCACAGAATTATTACCAAGGCGACAAGCTGCAACTGACATGGTCCTTCGAAGCCAGCCAAGGAAAAGGCGTTTATAAATAA